In the Paracholeplasma morum genome, one interval contains:
- a CDS encoding helix-turn-helix domain-containing protein, with protein sequence MPYKALKTRLTLNPNQHQFLLSLMRASRSLYNQALYNVRQHFIKTNEYLPYNENYQLLKDS encoded by the coding sequence TAAAACAAGACTCACTCTAAATCCAAATCAACACCAGTTTTTGTTATCTTTAATGCGTGCTTCAAGAAGTCTTTATAATCAAGCCCTTTATAATGTGAGACAACATTTCATTAAAACAAATGAGTACTTGCCCTACAATGAAAACTATCAACTACTCAAAGACAGTG